One window from the genome of Flavobacteriales bacterium encodes:
- a CDS encoding cysteine desulfurase, whose translation MLKFFIFAALELQQIMNVYLDNAATTPMAPEVFDAMVPYMKEHFGNPSSTHAFGRKTKNAIEMARKSIATTLNAEPSEIVFTSGGTEADNMALRCSVVDLGVERIITSTIEHHAVGHTAESLIDTNNVEVVYVKLDQRGSVDIAHLEELLKSSDKKTLVSLMHGNNEIGNLLPLDVVSKLCQENDALFHSDTVQTMGHYRFDLKAIHIDFITCAAHKFHGPKGVGFLYVNKKNKLNTLMFGGAQERGHRGGTENLYGIIGLGKAVELAYEDVEAHQTQIQGLKTYMKTELLKINDQISFNGEVEENKSLYTVLNVCFPENEKSGMFLFSLDINGIAASGGSACSSGSNQGSHVLSALEKTNPCQAIRFSFGRYTTKEEINYTLEKIKEML comes from the coding sequence ATGCTTAAGTTTTTTATTTTTGCAGCACTAGAATTACAACAAATTATGAACGTTTACTTAGACAACGCAGCAACAACACCAATGGCACCAGAAGTTTTTGATGCAATGGTTCCCTATATGAAAGAGCATTTTGGTAATCCATCTTCAACACATGCTTTTGGAAGAAAGACGAAAAATGCAATTGAAATGGCACGAAAATCAATTGCTACGACCTTAAATGCAGAACCATCTGAAATTGTCTTTACATCTGGAGGTACTGAAGCAGATAACATGGCTTTAAGGTGTTCTGTAGTCGATTTAGGAGTTGAACGTATCATAACAAGTACGATTGAGCATCATGCTGTTGGTCATACGGCAGAAAGTCTTATAGATACCAATAATGTAGAAGTTGTATATGTAAAATTAGATCAAAGAGGAAGTGTAGATATCGCTCATTTAGAGGAATTATTAAAATCAAGTGATAAGAAAACATTAGTCTCATTGATGCATGGGAATAACGAGATTGGAAATTTATTGCCATTGGATGTGGTCTCAAAACTTTGCCAAGAAAATGATGCTTTATTTCATTCAGATACTGTTCAAACTATGGGACATTATCGTTTTGATTTAAAAGCAATTCATATTGATTTTATTACTTGTGCAGCACATAAATTTCATGGCCCAAAAGGAGTTGGTTTTTTATATGTTAATAAAAAGAATAAACTGAATACATTGATGTTTGGAGGCGCTCAAGAAAGAGGACATAGAGGTGGAACAGAAAATCTATACGGAATTATAGGTTTAGGAAAAGCAGTCGAGTTAGCTTACGAAGATGTAGAAGCGCATCAAACGCAAATTCAAGGATTAAAGACCTATATGAAAACTGAATTATTAAAAATAAATGATCAGATTTCATTTAATGGAGAGGTAGAGGAGAATAAATCCTTATACACTGTATTGAACGTTTGTTTTCCAGAAAATGAAAAAAGCGGAATGTTTTTGTTTAGTTTAGATATTAATGGTATTGCTGCTTCAGGAGGAAGTGCCTGTTCTTCTGGTAGTAATCAAGGCTCTCATGTATTATCTGCTTTAGAGAAAACAAATCCTTGTCAAGCCATTCGTTTTTCATTTGGCCGTTATACAACTAAGGAAGAAATAAACTATACTTTAGAAAAGATTAAAGAAATGTTATAA
- the yaaA gene encoding peroxide stress protein YaaA: protein MKIVISPAKSLDFDKTISTELSSQNIFEKESQLLINKLKKLSKKKLGELMKLSPQLVDLNHQRYQEWELPFTTTNAKQAGYVFTGEVYRGLDFDSFSEKEIDIAQDKLRILSGLYGLLKPLDLIQPYRLEMGTRLNYSAKIKNLYQFWDHKLTDAINKELKADDGILINLASNEYFKAVKAKNITGEIITCNFKDNKNGTYKTVMTYAKNARGKMTRYIIENDLKNKEEIKTFDVDGYVFNPRLSSEEEYIFTRG from the coding sequence ATGAAAATTGTAATTTCTCCTGCTAAATCTTTAGATTTTGACAAAACAATTTCTACTGAATTATCCTCTCAAAATATTTTTGAAAAAGAAAGTCAACTCCTAATTAATAAATTAAAAAAACTTTCTAAAAAGAAATTAGGAGAACTGATGAAGTTAAGTCCTCAATTGGTTGATTTAAACCATCAGCGTTATCAAGAATGGGAGCTACCATTCACCACTACTAATGCTAAACAGGCAGGTTATGTATTTACTGGTGAAGTATATAGGGGCTTAGATTTTGATTCTTTTTCAGAAAAAGAAATTGATATCGCTCAAGATAAATTAAGAATCCTGAGTGGTTTGTACGGTTTACTAAAACCACTTGACTTAATTCAACCCTATCGATTAGAAATGGGGACTCGCTTAAATTATAGTGCTAAAATTAAGAACCTCTATCAGTTTTGGGACCATAAACTAACTGATGCTATCAATAAAGAATTAAAAGCTGATGATGGAATTTTAATCAACTTAGCTTCTAACGAATATTTTAAAGCTGTAAAAGCAAAAAATATTACTGGAGAAATCATTACTTGTAACTTTAAAGACAATAAGAATGGTACTTATAAGACAGTGATGACTTACGCTAAAAATGCTAGAGGTAAAATGACGCGCTATATCATCGAAAACGACCTAAAAAACAAAGAAGAAATCAAAACTTTTGATGTAGATGGTTATGTCTTTAACCCACGTTTGTCTTCTGAAGAGGAGTATATTTTTACAAGGGGTTAA